CAGGCTTGCTTCTTCTGTTGCCGTTTTTAGAAAAAGGACTGCCGCATTTCAATGTCTTTTTCCTTCTTATTATTCTTTATCTTTTTTTCATTGGTGTTAATAAGGAGCATCTTCTTATTGCTGAACTTTCAGGTTTTTCTTTGCTTACCATATCGGCTCCTATCATATATTTTATGGCAACTGGAGTCTTATCATTAAAACTTTATCTTGCAGTGTTCCTCTTTTTTGGTGCCGGAGTATTCAAGGTAAGAATGAGGATAAAAAAGACGGCCTTCTTCAGAGCTGTAATGGTCACCTACTGTTCCTCTGTTTTGATCTTTTATTATTACAGTGATATATCCTGCATGATACTGCT
The DNA window shown above is from Thermodesulfovibrionia bacterium and carries:
- a CDS encoding YwiC-like family protein, with product MRVPLVKEHGAWFVFIFSCAAGILAGQSISWDETLFNIILTSAGIALLINSKASLAPLVKGRRMDKTALAWTVLFFTSGLLLLLPFLEKGLPHFNVFFLLIILYLFFIGVNKEHLLIAELSGFSLLTISAPIIYFMATGVLSLKLYLAVFLFFGAGVFKVRMRIKKTAFFRAVMVTYCSSVLIFYYYSDISCMILLPLVENITNAIWFRDERLKVTGNVELVKGVMFLTLLYLFYI